From the genome of Hippocampus zosterae strain Florida chromosome 8, ASM2543408v3, whole genome shotgun sequence:
CATTTCAGTCTTGATTGTTAACTGTGTCTTTctgaaaacaaatttaaaaaagaaggcTTAGCTCACACTCGGTCACGAAGCCAAAATTGTTGGTAAATAGCTACACTGCCTATGTATAAATAAAGGTTGCTAATTAACATACACGCCATGCAATGCTATGAAACTTGGGTTTCTGAAAGTGTCTTTTGAAGTTACCAGATGGTGTTATTGTCAACAGCACAAAATAGGCTGTTCAGGCAGTAATGTACTATATTAGGCACCCTGTACCCTGGATTCCTCCATAATCATGTTTGCTGGGCTAACGGAGAACTCTAAATATGATTTTGGGTGTGAatataagtgtgaatggttgtctgacTCTGTGTCAGTCCTGTGACCAACCTATGGCTAATACAACTGTACCTTGGGGGTTTCtttttcgcccaaagtcagatggTACGGTCTACATCATACCTTTGAATCTGCATTTCAGGTGAAAGAACTGTCTAGAAATGGAATAACTCACTGGATGAGAAGCCCTGATATGTGCAGTTGACACTGCGTCCGCTGTGGCTGAAAGCCTCCATGGTGACTGTGTAGTTTGTGCCACAAGTGATGCATCCCATGAGGCAGTGGAAGTCCTGAGTGTGGCAGCTTGCATGACCACGCGGTGATGTCAATGAGGTCAAAAATGTATAAGCACCTTTCGCGTGAGACCATGATACATTGGTCATTGCCTGAGTGACTTGGTGCACAGTGGGACTGGGGGGACAACAGGGTTCTGTGGGAGGAGAAAATGTGTACAGTGACCAACGACAAATCAGCATTGAGCAGCAATGATCCTGTCACAAAGCGTCAATTCTTTACCTGTTTCTAGTGTTTCAGAGTAACTGGATAAACTCTGTCCAGCAGCGCTTGTTGCTAGGACAGTGACCTCATAGATGGATCCGCAGGGCAGACCTGTGATGTCACAACTACTTCCACTCGAAGTGCAGGTACGCGTGCCATCTTCTCCCACTGCGCTCACACTGTAATTGGCAGCACGGTTGTTTGCTGTCCAGCTTACACTGACGCAGGAAGAGTTTTTTGGATCAAGCTGGATATACGTGGGCATGCAGGGGGCTGACCAggaaaaagtaaaatgtaaatatttcgaGTGATAACCAACACGGGTAACCATTGTTATTTGAGATTTCACCCTATGATGCCAAATGTATCCTCGAATGCACAGAACCGGCCCGCGACATCATTTTATGAGGCCCGGAAAAGGCACATCAGGGGTGTCGACAACAGTTGTTTTGAGCAAAATGTCTTCAGTTTTAACACTGAGATTTAGATGGGATTTGTTACCACCCACCCCTTTCAAATAAATTTCAGAATATCTTAACACATAATCTACCGgtgtctgatttcaaaactagttgcCCATCCATTTGTTGTGATGACACGGGCGCTAATATATTTAGATGGGTTCACAGGTATAacagccctccgagggaaaccgtaactccaatgtggcctgtgacaaaaatgagtttgacactcctctCATCGTAAGTCAAGAATCATGTTACAAtggtttaaatttgtttttaatttacacTACACACTGTTACACTGTTAAGTACAGTTCAATAGTGTTTAGCTCTGGAGtccaatacatttgcatttaatattttaaaactgtttgttTTCAACCATTTCAGTACACTTTTTTAACGTCATTTTTGTGCATTGCTTTTCAATCGAATCATTCTTTAAGTAAATATTTTCCTCTGTCATTAAATGCATTGTTCCAGTTCAAACAATGTATGATTTTAGAGTTGGATAcaacaaacatttaaaacaaattttaagAATAAAGCCACTGCCTCCTTTTTATGACCACTTAGGCCGAATCAGTTAATGCATTATATGGTGGTACTTGTAGTACAAAGCACTTTTCGATGTGTTACTTCGTGTAAAACGTTGGAGAACCACAACACTATGCGCATGCAGGAGTCAATACACCATGGCATTATGGGGGGGAAATATGCCAAATGGAAATTATgtacttcaaaaaacaaaacaaaattaagattaagatatcctttatttgtcccacactggggaaatttacagtctacagccgcaagattgtgggtagaaagaagaaagaagaaaaaaaactaacacgttaacgttcaattaagtgcaatataaatacaaaatgggtaagtcgcagtgctatttacaattgtttttcacatcaaatCAAATGACTAATAAACAATGTTCATTGACTTAATTTTCGAATGTATTGAAACAATGTTGGTCAAacgctaaaaataaatatgcaagTCAATACCGAGTGGCATTGTGGGGGGTGTTGAGCATTTAGTCTGATGTAAATTTTAAcgtatttgcaaaaaataatgtttgcgTTCAGTTTGCCAGTGATGTGAGAAAAGATGGCCTTGATAATTTGCCAACATGGCAATCGATACAGCAATGCAAGTAATGCACAGTCCACTTTGTGGACTTTAAGAAAGCAGCAGATCTTTGCCCGAACAAGGAAAGAAACAGTGAAATGTTCCTGTTCCAGTTCCAATGACCAATTTCTCAATGCTGCGTCAAAGTAGCACTGATACAGAATAATACCATTTATCTTATACatcatgagaattttttttgtgtttgtttgtttgattataaaaatgtgtttgatacatttgtgttttatttcacttttgtgttgtttgcAAAAGAGAATAGTTGATCATTGGAACCAACTTTCtcaaaagatgtattgtattctaaATGTGACACATATTGAACAATgtacttttgatttattttcttccccttttgtgtttgttttatttgattcagAAGGACCAATAAGTGCTACATTTTAGGGAACATCAAATAATTGAACTAGGAATGTATTGTCATAGATAGCCAAAGTTTATCCCCCTGggctggattttttaaaaagctttatcTCTACTTTATGAAAGATGAGGTAACCTGCAGTCTCATCCAGCCTTCAGTACTTACATTGCTGTGttctacacacacaaaattttaATTGGTGAATGGATACACAACTATAGTAAAAGTAAATTTTTGGATCCAGATTTTAGAGGAAGAGTTCCTGAAACTAAGAACCATTCAAAATATAACCATTTGTTTTCAGGAAATGGGTAATAGTACATGAACTTTAAGTATTGTACCAATTTTCATTGGTGATTGAGTCATATTCTTCTTCATTCTTTGATTCATATTAGTGCATGTGGGTGTATGGTTTACCTGTGTCTTTGGTGTGAGGTTTGCATCCAAGATTACAGCCACTCATGTCATTGCAGGGTGTTACAACCACACTGTAGGCACTGTCACAGCTCAGGTCGGAGAGGGCGCACACTGGTGCAGTGTCATTGCACAGGATGACTTCTGAAATATCCGCTGCTCGAGTCTCATACAGATCTGCTCCACGAGATGCCGCCCATGTGATCTCCAGAGTTTCTGTGCTCACCAGGGAGACAGATACATCCTCTGGACAACAGGGCACTGACAAAAACATGGTAGACATAAGTTAAGACACAGGTATATTAGGTCCAAATAAAAACATACTTACATGTGGTATGGTTGACATGAGGTCCTTGAGGACTGGAGCCGGCATAGTTGTAGGCAAACACATACATCTGGAACATGTAGCCACATTGGCAGTGGAAGGTGCAGTTGTTGCCGGTAGTGTTGCACGTCTCTTCACTACCGTCACCTGTCTTGATGTAGCCCATGTAGCTATCCGCAAGGGGCTCCATATCCCAGGACAGAGTGCAGTTTCCTTCCACTGACACCACCAAAGCTAAAGATGTTGGTGGGCAAGGGACTGAGAGGGAcagaaaataacaatcatacatAGTTTAAGAAAACTGGAACAATATTGaactttttgtgttaatatctAAAGTATTTGTGGATCTTAGCAAGAAGGGTGAAGAAATGGTCCTGTGGGGATCAAAGTTGTCATACTCACAGGTGATGAACTCAACAGGACTTGAAGGGTAGCCGTGCCCTGCTTCATTGGAGGGGACAATCTGGATAGTGTGCACCTCTCCACAGCCCACTGGTGAGAGGATGCAGGAGCCGGATGTGGCGTTACAACTGAGGCTCTGATCACTCATCACATAGTATTCTATGTTGCCATAAACCTGCTGATTTAATTCCCATGAGACAGACAGTACAGACTGGTCGCCAATCATCACCACAGAGACTTCAACGGAAGTCGGCGTCGGAGGTCCTGTTCATACACAAGGACAAGACACAGGGACGCATCCCATAATAAACCAGTTACACTGTATGTGTAAAACTGTCCCTGGCACTTCAATTGCCAATGAATACATAGGTTACTGAAGGAGAAACTTGTCGTAGTTCATTTTTTCTGTCATGAACTGAAATAATCAATTTACAACAATTCACTGTAAAGATGTTCTCCAATGTATTCAAATCGTATCAGTTTAGAATCTTGTGCAAGCCATATCACTGTTACAAGACTCTTTCAGCCAGCCATTTCTAGCTCTGGTCTTCAAGCTCCACCAccatgcctgttttccatctctctgtgCTGCACCAGAGCTTTGCATCAGCAAGCTTTGAAGAAGCTTGATAATGAGCCTgagcatttgaatcaggtatgttgcagcagggagaaatGGAGAACAGCCAGGACAACAGCCCTTGAGGACAGCGTTTGGACTTCATTGCTTTaagcaaatataaaatgtggAAGTGCTTGCTTACGTGTTGTCTGGTTGATGTACAAGCTTCCCTCTCCCTTTCGCTCTTCAGCATCCCAGCCATACCCCATGATCATGTAGAGTGAGCCAGCTTCCAGTCCAGAGAGTGTCACATTAGTGCTGCTGGTGTTGTGTTTCATGGCTGTGTTGGAGAAAACCTCGTACAGGGCCACAGTGTACTGGACAGCACCATCAATCGGGTCCCAGGATATAAAAATGCTGTCATTACTGGAAGAAGAAGTGGAGGGCTGAAGAGGGGGCAAAACTGTGGAGGATAAGAAATCTTGATGAGATTTTTGGTTTGAACATTCCAGTCgagggtcgtgggtgtgctgaagcctatcccagctgtgtttcaGCAGTAGGGGAGGCACACGCTAAACTGGTTGGAAGCCAAACGCAGTGACTATAACATGAAtattttcaattcaaaatgtATCTTCTGGGCAGGATATATACTGCATTGTTCATTAGAAGGGTGGTCAATTCAAAAATCTTCTTAACAACATTCTCATTAACATTGTGTATGTGGAACAtaagttaagcagcaaaatccagctGTTTTGAGATCTCGCAGGAGGCAGCCACTTTACCTATTGAACATTCAACTGAACATTACATGATAGTTactccatttatccattttctaatccgtttgtcctcacgaggatcgggggcatgctggagcctatccgagccattttcgggcagtaagcgggggacaccctgaaccggttgccagccaattgcagggcacacataacaaaaaaaactattcacactcacagtaaCAACTatcgacaatttagagtgttccatcaagctaacatgcatgtttttggaatgtgggaggaaaacggagtacccaaAGATTACCCACgcacagtggcgggccgtgcatttcaaccttaggccttcagtgacgtcacatacattaacacaatacagtatcggctcgtcaagcagcccttaatttcaggagctttTAAAACCATcgagtatgcattcacaattaagagcaggaaactaaatttatattgtcaaaaataaaaagatgatttaaaaatactaaataaaatgccacccaaattacgctgtgtgatcttaaacaagtctgtccaataaattgcgcaatgttgcggtttcatataagacaccaaccaaacaataacaaaacaaactattctttgaaaataaagtaaacagatcatttgtattttgagATTCGGctacacaacagcaaataactgacggTGTTggacagctgagattgaacgaacttatTGCACAAAGGTTATTGCAGGTGAACAGatttatttgaaacatttttgtatctttgtcattttatttcgttaccattaatttaatgctaacaaaataaaatgacaagaagaaatgtgaaataaaattcatttactcaccaatgtagtgcctgttcactgagctgcacatctacgcgagtgtctccaaacgtttttaaacgcaccgtagtttgtaagtgcccagccgtgctctgtttccttgctgccttggtaaaacaacttaaatgggtaaatccagtgtggctccaaacaccaaattggtccgttgcaagcaatcggcattcccagcagtacaatttggagcgtttctcagaggctgtgcgccacgggtaccgttcataattgttcgtctgaaaatgacagacaagcccttttccttgctgggacagactagctagcgcaggagttcgGCGACCTTTTctcacaatatccagctttttgtGGAAGGTTcgttttgaaaattgtgtggaaagtagttctgcaaccagatcaacgtcttcttcttcggccattttagattAAAGTGCagtgatagctccctctagcaggcgctaatccaatcaccaaaCGCGCACGTCCGGTCTCGACGTAAGGCATTCTAGCTGGCCCTGGTGCGCacactcgtgatctgattggctattgcaacctgactgtgcccgttcatttagagcgcacaggggcctgctctgtttcatctgaaggctccgagcaagtttaatttacctggcaacacaagctagctgaaatatgattggttaaaatctctaccataataaaaaagttatttatcgagtggctttcactgttatttaaaataacattgaaagccactcgactaagtggaaataatatgacgtaaagaatacagagaataattttgtttacatatttatgaaaataaaatgacatgaattaaatttatgttattgtatgaatgtttaggctATCAGAGAAGGCCTTGGTGGCCATGAGGATCTGCCACtgcccacgcaggtatgtgtCTCCATAGAGAAAGGCCTGATTCAAACACTCCTCTGCGCTGTGacgtggatgtgctaaccagtcgctcacCGTGGTGCCcactaaaaagaaaatattattaTGCTTTTTGGGGTTGATTTCTTCTTTAAATGTGTCATTAAATGTCTCCAGTCTCATCGGTATAATTGCTGTGGAGTTAATGGGCTCTTATTTTTGTATACAGGTCCTGTTCACTCGCCATAAAAATGGCTGCAATTTCATTTTCCTGCCCGGTAAAGTCTAGTTTACCATGTTTGGGACAGCATTGTGCCTCATTGAGCATACTGGCGGATGGAGCTCTCACACCCTCGACCTGCCAATTTTGTCACAGAAAGCAAATATGGACACGTCTTCATTTTCGTGCTGGGGCATGAATCGTTTATCTGgttgtgaatttggtagaccATGCTGCACGTTGCGAGACACAAGGGGAGAGAGGGGGCTTTCTATTACAGTCCTTTGGCACACCTGCCAATT
Proteins encoded in this window:
- the LOC127605663 gene encoding fibronectin type III domain-containing protein 7-like translates to MCSSVNRHYIVLPPLQPSTSSSSNDSIFISWDPIDGAVQYTVALYEVFSNTAMKHNTSSTNVTLSGLEAGSLYMIMGYGWDAEERKGEGSLYINQTTRPPTPTSVEVSVVMIGDQSVLSVSWELNQQVYGNIEYYVMSDQSLSCNATSGSCILSPVGCGEVHTIQIVPSNEAGHGYPSSPVEFITFPCPPTSLALVVSVEGNCTLSWDMEPLADSYMGYIKTGDGSEETCNTTGNNCTFHCQCGYMFQMYVFAYNYAGSSPQGPHVNHTTLPCCPEDVSVSLVSTETLEITWAASRGADLYETRAADISEVILCNDTAPVCALSDLSCDSAYSVVVTPCNDMSGCNLGCKPHTKDTAPCMPTYIQLDPKNSSCVSVSWTANNRAANYSVSAVGEDGTRTCTSSGSSCDITGLPCGSIYEVTVLATSAAGQSLSSYSETLETEPCCPPSPTVHQVTQAMTNVSWSHAKGAYTFLTSLTSPRGHASCHTQDFHCLMGCITCGTNYTVTMEAFSHSGRSVNCTYQGFSSSACCPSGVRVYKMAGNSLRLHWRTTGSNHRYIAEIMGSDNSYNCTTSAGESSCDIANVQCGDVYHIVVAPLTPEDSKVSFCAERVYSVTCTGSDVGTVIYRGKRSVDQ